From Daphnia pulicaria isolate SC F1-1A chromosome 11, SC_F0-13Bv2, whole genome shotgun sequence, the proteins below share one genomic window:
- the LOC124315209 gene encoding adenosylhomocysteinase-like 1 isoform X5, with the protein MADVEIAIGNQSIRFHESRHAEKGARPRDVKNAGKKNSRRYRSRSLSASSTDSYSSASYTGSSSDEEEMSPREKEQQTSKGMADFCVRNINQAAYGRKEIDIAEQEMPGIMALRKRASEDRPLKGAKIVGCTHINAQTAVLIETLTELGAQVRWSACNIYSTQNEVAAALAEAGFSIFAWRGETEEDFWWCIDRCVTAENWQPNMILDDGGDATHLILKKYPAMFKMIKGIVEESVTGVHRLYQLSKTNKLTVPAMNVNDSVTKTKFDNLYSCKESIIDSLKRATDMMFGGKQVVVCGYGEVGKGCSQALKALGSVVYVTEIDPICALQACMDGFRVLKLSEVIRNVDLLITATGNKNVLTREYMDKMKSGAIVCNMGHSNTEIDVNSLRTPDLTWEKVRSQVDHVIWPDGKKIILLAEGRLVNLSCSSVSSFVVSITAATQALALIELFNAPAGRYKADVYLLPKKMDEYVASLHLPTFDAHLTELSDEQAKYMGLNKTGPFKPNYYRY; encoded by the exons ATGGCCGATGTGGAAATTGCTATCGGCAATCAAAGTATTAGGTTCCACGAAAGTCGTCACGCCGAGAAAGGAGCCCGTCCGAGA gATGTGAAAAATGCGGGGAAGAAGAATAGCCGCAGGTACCGAAGCCGTTCGCTTTCAGCCTCCTCCACCGACAGCTACAgctcag CTTCGTACACTGGCAGTTCGTCGGACGAGGAGGAAATGTCTCCGCGTGAAAAGGAGCAGCAAACTTCAAAGGGCATGGCGGATTTCTGCGTCAGGAATATCAACCAGGCAGCTTACGGCCGGAAGGAAATCGATATCGCCGAGCAGG AAATGCCGGGAATTATGGCGCTGAGGAAACGTGCCAGCGAAGACAGGCCACTCAAAGGAGCCAAAATTGTCGGATGTACTCACATCAACGCCCAAACGGCC GTTCTCATCGAAACTCTGACAGAACTGGGCGCCCAGGTCAGATGGTCGGCCTGCAACATTTATTCGACccag AACGAGGTGGCCGCAGCGTTGGCCGAAGCTG GGTTCTCCATTTTCGCCTGGCGTGGCGAAACGGAAGAGGATTTCTGGTGGTGTATCGATCGATGCGTCACGGCCGAGAACTGGCAACCCAATATGATCCTGGACGACGGTGGAGATGCAACTCATCTCATTCTCAAGAAATATCCAGCCATGTTCAAAATGATCAAAG GGATCGTGGAGGAGAGCGTGACAGGCGTGCACCGTCTCTACCAGTTATCCAAGACGAACAAATTGACGGTGCCGGCCATGAACGTCAACGATTCCGTCACCAAAACCAAATTTGACAATCTCTATTCGTGCAAGGAGTCCATCATTGACAGTCTCAAACGGGCCACCGACATGATGTTTGGCGGGAAGCAGGTCGTCGTCTGCGGCTACGGCGAAGTGGGCAAGGGTTGCAGCCAGGCATTAAAAGCCCTGGGATCCGTCGTCTACGTCACCGAAATCGATCCCATCTGTGCCCTTCAAGCCTG CATGGACGGATTCCGGGTCTTGAAGCTGAGCGAAGTTATCCGCAACGTGGATCTATTGATCACGGCCACGGGCAACAAGAACGTCCTCACGCGGGAATACATGGACAAAATGAAGTCGGGCGCCATCGTCTGCAACATGGGCCACTCCAACACTGAAATTGACGTC AACAGCCTGAGGACACCGGATTTGACGTGGGAAAAAGTCCGCTCGCAAGTGGATCACGTCATTTGGCCCGATGGCAAGAAGATTATTCTGCTGGCAGAGGGACGATTGGTGAATCTCAGCTGCTCGTCCGTTTCATCTTTCGTCGTGTCCATCACGGCCGCCACTCAAGCCCTGGCGTTGATTGAACTATTCAACGCCCCTGCTGGCCGCTACAAGGCCGACGTCTATCTACTACCCAAGAAAATGG ACGAGTATGTGGCCAGCCTTCACTTACCGACTTTCGATGCCCATTTAACCGAACTGTCGGACGAACAGGCCAAATACATGGGCCTCAACAAGACGGGCCCTTTCAAACCGAATTATTACAG ATATTGA
- the LOC124315209 gene encoding adenosylhomocysteinase-like 1 isoform X2, whose amino-acid sequence MANYTPVAQNESSVDTLLADETFATDRDKSDAKSHHLEKDRLSKHHLVSPLVAAKHPSIMRQPSSPVPPATVIPLQSNQQHIPVAVPGQQQQGSVGQQQPAANNNGVVALSAIKPNVTFKLSDDDKDVKNAGKKNSRRYRSRSLSASSTDSYSSASYTGSSSDEEEMSPREKEQQTSKGMADFCVRNINQAAYGRKEIDIAEQEMPGIMALRKRASEDRPLKGAKIVGCTHINAQTAVLIETLTELGAQVRWSACNIYSTQNEVAAALAEAGFSIFAWRGETEEDFWWCIDRCVTAENWQPNMILDDGGDATHLILKKYPAMFKMIKGIVEESVTGVHRLYQLSKTNKLTVPAMNVNDSVTKTKFDNLYSCKESIIDSLKRATDMMFGGKQVVVCGYGEVGKGCSQALKALGSVVYVTEIDPICALQACMDGFRVLKLSEVIRNVDLLITATGNKNVLTREYMDKMKSGAIVCNMGHSNTEIDVNSLRTPDLTWEKVRSQVDHVIWPDGKKIILLAEGRLVNLSCSSVSSFVVSITAATQALALIELFNAPAGRYKADVYLLPKKMDEYVASLHLPTFDAHLTELSDEQAKYMGLNKTGPFKPNYYRY is encoded by the exons ATGGCCAACTACACGCCGGTTGCCCAGAATGAATCATCAGTGGACACGTTGCTGGCCGACGAAACTTTCGCGACGGATCGTGACAAGAGCGACGCTAAATCACACCATTTGGAGAAGGATCGTTTGAGCAAACATCATTTGGTCAGCCCGTTGGTGGCTGCCAAACATCCGTCGATAATGCGTCAACCCTCTTCGCCGGTTCCTCCGGCAACCGTGATTCCACTTCAATCCAATCAGCAACACATTCCAGTTGCTGTTCCTGGGCAACAACAGCAAGGATCGGTAGGCCAACAACAGCCAGCAGCCAACAACAATGGTGTGGTGGCTCTGTCTGCAATCAAACCCAACGTGACGTTCAAACTGAGCGACGACGACAAG gATGTGAAAAATGCGGGGAAGAAGAATAGCCGCAGGTACCGAAGCCGTTCGCTTTCAGCCTCCTCCACCGACAGCTACAgctcag CTTCGTACACTGGCAGTTCGTCGGACGAGGAGGAAATGTCTCCGCGTGAAAAGGAGCAGCAAACTTCAAAGGGCATGGCGGATTTCTGCGTCAGGAATATCAACCAGGCAGCTTACGGCCGGAAGGAAATCGATATCGCCGAGCAGG AAATGCCGGGAATTATGGCGCTGAGGAAACGTGCCAGCGAAGACAGGCCACTCAAAGGAGCCAAAATTGTCGGATGTACTCACATCAACGCCCAAACGGCC GTTCTCATCGAAACTCTGACAGAACTGGGCGCCCAGGTCAGATGGTCGGCCTGCAACATTTATTCGACccag AACGAGGTGGCCGCAGCGTTGGCCGAAGCTG GGTTCTCCATTTTCGCCTGGCGTGGCGAAACGGAAGAGGATTTCTGGTGGTGTATCGATCGATGCGTCACGGCCGAGAACTGGCAACCCAATATGATCCTGGACGACGGTGGAGATGCAACTCATCTCATTCTCAAGAAATATCCAGCCATGTTCAAAATGATCAAAG GGATCGTGGAGGAGAGCGTGACAGGCGTGCACCGTCTCTACCAGTTATCCAAGACGAACAAATTGACGGTGCCGGCCATGAACGTCAACGATTCCGTCACCAAAACCAAATTTGACAATCTCTATTCGTGCAAGGAGTCCATCATTGACAGTCTCAAACGGGCCACCGACATGATGTTTGGCGGGAAGCAGGTCGTCGTCTGCGGCTACGGCGAAGTGGGCAAGGGTTGCAGCCAGGCATTAAAAGCCCTGGGATCCGTCGTCTACGTCACCGAAATCGATCCCATCTGTGCCCTTCAAGCCTG CATGGACGGATTCCGGGTCTTGAAGCTGAGCGAAGTTATCCGCAACGTGGATCTATTGATCACGGCCACGGGCAACAAGAACGTCCTCACGCGGGAATACATGGACAAAATGAAGTCGGGCGCCATCGTCTGCAACATGGGCCACTCCAACACTGAAATTGACGTC AACAGCCTGAGGACACCGGATTTGACGTGGGAAAAAGTCCGCTCGCAAGTGGATCACGTCATTTGGCCCGATGGCAAGAAGATTATTCTGCTGGCAGAGGGACGATTGGTGAATCTCAGCTGCTCGTCCGTTTCATCTTTCGTCGTGTCCATCACGGCCGCCACTCAAGCCCTGGCGTTGATTGAACTATTCAACGCCCCTGCTGGCCGCTACAAGGCCGACGTCTATCTACTACCCAAGAAAATGG ACGAGTATGTGGCCAGCCTTCACTTACCGACTTTCGATGCCCATTTAACCGAACTGTCGGACGAACAGGCCAAATACATGGGCCTCAACAAGACGGGCCCTTTCAAACCGAATTATTACAG ATATTGA
- the LOC124315209 gene encoding adenosylhomocysteinase-like 1 isoform X1, translating into MANYTPVAQNESSVDTLLADETFATDRDKSDAKSHHLEKDRLSKHHLVSPLVAAKHPSIMRQPSSPVPPATVIPLQSNQQHIPVAVPGQQQQGSVGQQQPAANNNGVVALSAIKPNVTFKLSDDDKVLSDVKNAGKKNSRRYRSRSLSASSTDSYSSASYTGSSSDEEEMSPREKEQQTSKGMADFCVRNINQAAYGRKEIDIAEQEMPGIMALRKRASEDRPLKGAKIVGCTHINAQTAVLIETLTELGAQVRWSACNIYSTQNEVAAALAEAGFSIFAWRGETEEDFWWCIDRCVTAENWQPNMILDDGGDATHLILKKYPAMFKMIKGIVEESVTGVHRLYQLSKTNKLTVPAMNVNDSVTKTKFDNLYSCKESIIDSLKRATDMMFGGKQVVVCGYGEVGKGCSQALKALGSVVYVTEIDPICALQACMDGFRVLKLSEVIRNVDLLITATGNKNVLTREYMDKMKSGAIVCNMGHSNTEIDVNSLRTPDLTWEKVRSQVDHVIWPDGKKIILLAEGRLVNLSCSSVSSFVVSITAATQALALIELFNAPAGRYKADVYLLPKKMDEYVASLHLPTFDAHLTELSDEQAKYMGLNKTGPFKPNYYRY; encoded by the exons ATGGCCAACTACACGCCGGTTGCCCAGAATGAATCATCAGTGGACACGTTGCTGGCCGACGAAACTTTCGCGACGGATCGTGACAAGAGCGACGCTAAATCACACCATTTGGAGAAGGATCGTTTGAGCAAACATCATTTGGTCAGCCCGTTGGTGGCTGCCAAACATCCGTCGATAATGCGTCAACCCTCTTCGCCGGTTCCTCCGGCAACCGTGATTCCACTTCAATCCAATCAGCAACACATTCCAGTTGCTGTTCCTGGGCAACAACAGCAAGGATCGGTAGGCCAACAACAGCCAGCAGCCAACAACAATGGTGTGGTGGCTCTGTCTGCAATCAAACCCAACGTGACGTTCAAACTGAGCGACGACGACAAGGTTCTTTCG gATGTGAAAAATGCGGGGAAGAAGAATAGCCGCAGGTACCGAAGCCGTTCGCTTTCAGCCTCCTCCACCGACAGCTACAgctcag CTTCGTACACTGGCAGTTCGTCGGACGAGGAGGAAATGTCTCCGCGTGAAAAGGAGCAGCAAACTTCAAAGGGCATGGCGGATTTCTGCGTCAGGAATATCAACCAGGCAGCTTACGGCCGGAAGGAAATCGATATCGCCGAGCAGG AAATGCCGGGAATTATGGCGCTGAGGAAACGTGCCAGCGAAGACAGGCCACTCAAAGGAGCCAAAATTGTCGGATGTACTCACATCAACGCCCAAACGGCC GTTCTCATCGAAACTCTGACAGAACTGGGCGCCCAGGTCAGATGGTCGGCCTGCAACATTTATTCGACccag AACGAGGTGGCCGCAGCGTTGGCCGAAGCTG GGTTCTCCATTTTCGCCTGGCGTGGCGAAACGGAAGAGGATTTCTGGTGGTGTATCGATCGATGCGTCACGGCCGAGAACTGGCAACCCAATATGATCCTGGACGACGGTGGAGATGCAACTCATCTCATTCTCAAGAAATATCCAGCCATGTTCAAAATGATCAAAG GGATCGTGGAGGAGAGCGTGACAGGCGTGCACCGTCTCTACCAGTTATCCAAGACGAACAAATTGACGGTGCCGGCCATGAACGTCAACGATTCCGTCACCAAAACCAAATTTGACAATCTCTATTCGTGCAAGGAGTCCATCATTGACAGTCTCAAACGGGCCACCGACATGATGTTTGGCGGGAAGCAGGTCGTCGTCTGCGGCTACGGCGAAGTGGGCAAGGGTTGCAGCCAGGCATTAAAAGCCCTGGGATCCGTCGTCTACGTCACCGAAATCGATCCCATCTGTGCCCTTCAAGCCTG CATGGACGGATTCCGGGTCTTGAAGCTGAGCGAAGTTATCCGCAACGTGGATCTATTGATCACGGCCACGGGCAACAAGAACGTCCTCACGCGGGAATACATGGACAAAATGAAGTCGGGCGCCATCGTCTGCAACATGGGCCACTCCAACACTGAAATTGACGTC AACAGCCTGAGGACACCGGATTTGACGTGGGAAAAAGTCCGCTCGCAAGTGGATCACGTCATTTGGCCCGATGGCAAGAAGATTATTCTGCTGGCAGAGGGACGATTGGTGAATCTCAGCTGCTCGTCCGTTTCATCTTTCGTCGTGTCCATCACGGCCGCCACTCAAGCCCTGGCGTTGATTGAACTATTCAACGCCCCTGCTGGCCGCTACAAGGCCGACGTCTATCTACTACCCAAGAAAATGG ACGAGTATGTGGCCAGCCTTCACTTACCGACTTTCGATGCCCATTTAACCGAACTGTCGGACGAACAGGCCAAATACATGGGCCTCAACAAGACGGGCCCTTTCAAACCGAATTATTACAG ATATTGA
- the LOC124315209 gene encoding adenosylhomocysteinase-like 1 isoform X3 — protein sequence MANYTPVAQNESSVDTLLADETFATDRDKSDAKSHHLEKDRLSKHHLVSPLVAAKHPSIMRQPSSPVPPATVIPLQSNQQHIPVAVPGQQQQGSDVKNAGKKNSRRYRSRSLSASSTDSYSSASYTGSSSDEEEMSPREKEQQTSKGMADFCVRNINQAAYGRKEIDIAEQEMPGIMALRKRASEDRPLKGAKIVGCTHINAQTAVLIETLTELGAQVRWSACNIYSTQNEVAAALAEAGFSIFAWRGETEEDFWWCIDRCVTAENWQPNMILDDGGDATHLILKKYPAMFKMIKGIVEESVTGVHRLYQLSKTNKLTVPAMNVNDSVTKTKFDNLYSCKESIIDSLKRATDMMFGGKQVVVCGYGEVGKGCSQALKALGSVVYVTEIDPICALQACMDGFRVLKLSEVIRNVDLLITATGNKNVLTREYMDKMKSGAIVCNMGHSNTEIDVNSLRTPDLTWEKVRSQVDHVIWPDGKKIILLAEGRLVNLSCSSVSSFVVSITAATQALALIELFNAPAGRYKADVYLLPKKMDEYVASLHLPTFDAHLTELSDEQAKYMGLNKTGPFKPNYYRY from the exons ATGGCCAACTACACGCCGGTTGCCCAGAATGAATCATCAGTGGACACGTTGCTGGCCGACGAAACTTTCGCGACGGATCGTGACAAGAGCGACGCTAAATCACACCATTTGGAGAAGGATCGTTTGAGCAAACATCATTTGGTCAGCCCGTTGGTGGCTGCCAAACATCCGTCGATAATGCGTCAACCCTCTTCGCCGGTTCCTCCGGCAACCGTGATTCCACTTCAATCCAATCAGCAACACATTCCAGTTGCTGTTCCTGGGCAACAACAGCAAGGATCG gATGTGAAAAATGCGGGGAAGAAGAATAGCCGCAGGTACCGAAGCCGTTCGCTTTCAGCCTCCTCCACCGACAGCTACAgctcag CTTCGTACACTGGCAGTTCGTCGGACGAGGAGGAAATGTCTCCGCGTGAAAAGGAGCAGCAAACTTCAAAGGGCATGGCGGATTTCTGCGTCAGGAATATCAACCAGGCAGCTTACGGCCGGAAGGAAATCGATATCGCCGAGCAGG AAATGCCGGGAATTATGGCGCTGAGGAAACGTGCCAGCGAAGACAGGCCACTCAAAGGAGCCAAAATTGTCGGATGTACTCACATCAACGCCCAAACGGCC GTTCTCATCGAAACTCTGACAGAACTGGGCGCCCAGGTCAGATGGTCGGCCTGCAACATTTATTCGACccag AACGAGGTGGCCGCAGCGTTGGCCGAAGCTG GGTTCTCCATTTTCGCCTGGCGTGGCGAAACGGAAGAGGATTTCTGGTGGTGTATCGATCGATGCGTCACGGCCGAGAACTGGCAACCCAATATGATCCTGGACGACGGTGGAGATGCAACTCATCTCATTCTCAAGAAATATCCAGCCATGTTCAAAATGATCAAAG GGATCGTGGAGGAGAGCGTGACAGGCGTGCACCGTCTCTACCAGTTATCCAAGACGAACAAATTGACGGTGCCGGCCATGAACGTCAACGATTCCGTCACCAAAACCAAATTTGACAATCTCTATTCGTGCAAGGAGTCCATCATTGACAGTCTCAAACGGGCCACCGACATGATGTTTGGCGGGAAGCAGGTCGTCGTCTGCGGCTACGGCGAAGTGGGCAAGGGTTGCAGCCAGGCATTAAAAGCCCTGGGATCCGTCGTCTACGTCACCGAAATCGATCCCATCTGTGCCCTTCAAGCCTG CATGGACGGATTCCGGGTCTTGAAGCTGAGCGAAGTTATCCGCAACGTGGATCTATTGATCACGGCCACGGGCAACAAGAACGTCCTCACGCGGGAATACATGGACAAAATGAAGTCGGGCGCCATCGTCTGCAACATGGGCCACTCCAACACTGAAATTGACGTC AACAGCCTGAGGACACCGGATTTGACGTGGGAAAAAGTCCGCTCGCAAGTGGATCACGTCATTTGGCCCGATGGCAAGAAGATTATTCTGCTGGCAGAGGGACGATTGGTGAATCTCAGCTGCTCGTCCGTTTCATCTTTCGTCGTGTCCATCACGGCCGCCACTCAAGCCCTGGCGTTGATTGAACTATTCAACGCCCCTGCTGGCCGCTACAAGGCCGACGTCTATCTACTACCCAAGAAAATGG ACGAGTATGTGGCCAGCCTTCACTTACCGACTTTCGATGCCCATTTAACCGAACTGTCGGACGAACAGGCCAAATACATGGGCCTCAACAAGACGGGCCCTTTCAAACCGAATTATTACAG ATATTGA
- the LOC124315209 gene encoding adenosylhomocysteinase-like 1 isoform X4, translating into MYKVNEEDGPPSRRCFEDVKASSYSIKVSEKLMDGAAAMGFRDRSKRRSSLPVSSLSNRRRSSSASAGSTSSSYTGSSSDEEEMSPREKEQQTSKGMADFCVRNINQAAYGRKEIDIAEQEMPGIMALRKRASEDRPLKGAKIVGCTHINAQTAVLIETLTELGAQVRWSACNIYSTQNEVAAALAEAGFSIFAWRGETEEDFWWCIDRCVTAENWQPNMILDDGGDATHLILKKYPAMFKMIKGIVEESVTGVHRLYQLSKTNKLTVPAMNVNDSVTKTKFDNLYSCKESIIDSLKRATDMMFGGKQVVVCGYGEVGKGCSQALKALGSVVYVTEIDPICALQACMDGFRVLKLSEVIRNVDLLITATGNKNVLTREYMDKMKSGAIVCNMGHSNTEIDVNSLRTPDLTWEKVRSQVDHVIWPDGKKIILLAEGRLVNLSCSSVSSFVVSITAATQALALIELFNAPAGRYKADVYLLPKKMDEYVASLHLPTFDAHLTELSDEQAKYMGLNKTGPFKPNYYRY; encoded by the exons atgtacaAGGTGAACGAAGAAGACGGCCCTCCGTCACGACGGTGTTTTGAGGATGTCAAGGCTTCCTCTTATTCCATCAAG GTGTCGGAGAAATTGATGGATGGCGCCGCGGCCATGGGATTCCGCGACCGATCCAAAAGACGTTCCAGTCTGCCCGTTTCGTCGCTTAGCAACCGCCGTCGTTCGTCCTCCGCCTCGGCCGGTTCGACTTCGT CTTCGTACACTGGCAGTTCGTCGGACGAGGAGGAAATGTCTCCGCGTGAAAAGGAGCAGCAAACTTCAAAGGGCATGGCGGATTTCTGCGTCAGGAATATCAACCAGGCAGCTTACGGCCGGAAGGAAATCGATATCGCCGAGCAGG AAATGCCGGGAATTATGGCGCTGAGGAAACGTGCCAGCGAAGACAGGCCACTCAAAGGAGCCAAAATTGTCGGATGTACTCACATCAACGCCCAAACGGCC GTTCTCATCGAAACTCTGACAGAACTGGGCGCCCAGGTCAGATGGTCGGCCTGCAACATTTATTCGACccag AACGAGGTGGCCGCAGCGTTGGCCGAAGCTG GGTTCTCCATTTTCGCCTGGCGTGGCGAAACGGAAGAGGATTTCTGGTGGTGTATCGATCGATGCGTCACGGCCGAGAACTGGCAACCCAATATGATCCTGGACGACGGTGGAGATGCAACTCATCTCATTCTCAAGAAATATCCAGCCATGTTCAAAATGATCAAAG GGATCGTGGAGGAGAGCGTGACAGGCGTGCACCGTCTCTACCAGTTATCCAAGACGAACAAATTGACGGTGCCGGCCATGAACGTCAACGATTCCGTCACCAAAACCAAATTTGACAATCTCTATTCGTGCAAGGAGTCCATCATTGACAGTCTCAAACGGGCCACCGACATGATGTTTGGCGGGAAGCAGGTCGTCGTCTGCGGCTACGGCGAAGTGGGCAAGGGTTGCAGCCAGGCATTAAAAGCCCTGGGATCCGTCGTCTACGTCACCGAAATCGATCCCATCTGTGCCCTTCAAGCCTG CATGGACGGATTCCGGGTCTTGAAGCTGAGCGAAGTTATCCGCAACGTGGATCTATTGATCACGGCCACGGGCAACAAGAACGTCCTCACGCGGGAATACATGGACAAAATGAAGTCGGGCGCCATCGTCTGCAACATGGGCCACTCCAACACTGAAATTGACGTC AACAGCCTGAGGACACCGGATTTGACGTGGGAAAAAGTCCGCTCGCAAGTGGATCACGTCATTTGGCCCGATGGCAAGAAGATTATTCTGCTGGCAGAGGGACGATTGGTGAATCTCAGCTGCTCGTCCGTTTCATCTTTCGTCGTGTCCATCACGGCCGCCACTCAAGCCCTGGCGTTGATTGAACTATTCAACGCCCCTGCTGGCCGCTACAAGGCCGACGTCTATCTACTACCCAAGAAAATGG ACGAGTATGTGGCCAGCCTTCACTTACCGACTTTCGATGCCCATTTAACCGAACTGTCGGACGAACAGGCCAAATACATGGGCCTCAACAAGACGGGCCCTTTCAAACCGAATTATTACAG ATATTGA
- the LOC124315346 gene encoding peptidyl-glycine alpha-amidating monooxygenase B-like, which produces MLIVFAVFYLVAYCDGYLEMPGPLPGTNTYQLRMPGVIPAKDDDYICTAFKLDPEKEMYITQFKVEGSAEKAHHMILSGCAGVFTSSPDTPSWNCGSHATCTGSTRILYAWAKNAAGTKMPPEVGFRIGGTGKSRVKYLVVQVHYATKLAPGERDYTGLDLEITSQPQKYIGGILLMVGSPEIPPHTAVVNADSCCPLDSTIPINVFATRVHAHALGTVITAYKYDPHTHETELIIKGNPQWPQAFYPTTREFQMAKGDEILARCTYSSLGKSTYTYSGGSGADEMCNIYMMYYTDAGNGTEFQQCGYVCNPEQNKAYPADSIQPLPPNPVLEAYAINGKMNHQLRTNSSLDEHPEIITQQRKGENQPAKTKDSTPVEAAQGDTVNKESIGTQAETAQDNKEKLNQQLQKKQEDHFWSFLFFYRRFFS; this is translated from the exons atgttgATCGTTTTCGCCGTGTTTTATCTCGTGGCTTATTGCGACGGCTATTTGGAAATGCCTGGGCCGTTGCCCGGCACCAACACCTACCAACTCCGGATGCCAGGTGTCATTCCCGCCAAG GATGACGATTACATTTGCACGGCATTTAAACTGGACCCGGAGAAGGAAATGTACATCACACAGTTCAAAGTGGAAGGATCGGCCGAAAAGGCCCATCACATGATTCTCAGCGGATGCGCTGGCGTTTTCACCAGTTCGCCAGACACTCCATCTTG GAATTGCGGCTCTCACGCTACGTGCACTGGATCAACCAGGATTTTGTACGCCTGGGCTAAAAACGCAGCCGGAACTAAGATGCCTCCGGAGGTTGGATTCCGCATCGGTGGCACTGGAAAATCGCGGGTCAAATACCTGGTCGTCCAGGTCCATTACGCCACTAAATTAGCGCCAGGTGAGCGTGATTACACGGGATTGGACTTGGAAATCACCAGCCAACCGCAGAAATACATTGGCGGAATTTTATTGATGGTCGGCAGTCCCGAGATTCCGCCTCACACAGCGG TGGTCAATGCCGACTCGTGTTGCCCGCTGGACTCGACGATCCCAATCAACGTTTTCGCCACCCGCGTTCACGCCCACGCACTGGGAACGGTCATCACCGCCTACAAATACGACCCCCAC ACACACGAGACGGAATTGATCATCAAGGGAAATCCCCAATGGCCTCAAGCATTTTATCCGACCACCCGCGAATTTCAAATGGCCAAAGGCGATGAAATCCTAGCCAGGTGCACCTACAGTTCCCTGGGCAAGAGCACCTACACTTATTCGG GAGGTTCCGGTGCGGATGAAATGTGCAACATCTACATGATGTATTACACGGACGCGGGCAACGGCACCGAATTCCAGCAATGCGGATACGTGTGTAATCCGGAGCAAAATAAAGCCTATCCGGCCGATTCCATCCAGCCGTTGCCACCCAATCCAGTTCTGGAGGCTTACGCCATTAACGGCAAAATGAACCACCAATTGCGGACCAATTCCAGCCTGGATGAGCATCCGGAAATCATCACCCAGCAAAGGAAAGGAGAAAATCAACCGGCCAAAACTAAAGATTCAACG CCAGTAGAAGCAGCACAAGGTGATACTGTAAATAAGGAATCAATCGGCACCCAAGCGGAAACTGCCCAGGATAATAAAGAGAAACTCAATCAGCAGCTTcagaagaaacaagaagatcATTTTTggtcatttctatttttctaccgtcgctttttctcttaa